In one Pogona vitticeps strain Pit_001003342236 chromosome 14, PviZW2.1, whole genome shotgun sequence genomic region, the following are encoded:
- the FZD10 gene encoding frizzled-10 — MGAAPRNAGPVAGILLQLVCSCLGISSIDIDRPGDGRCQAIEIPMCKDIGYNMTRMPNLMGHEDQREAAIQLHEFAPLVEYGCHGHLKFFLCSLYAPMCTEQVSTPIPACRVMCEQARLKCSPIMEQFTFRWPDSLDCRKLPNKNDPNYLCMEAPNNGSEEPPRGSSMLPPMFRPQRPPSAGHDLPPHPWDGPGRAACENPGKFHHVEKSASCAPLCTPGVDVYWSREDKKFAVVWIAVWSVLCFFSSAFTVLTFLIHPQRFKYPERPIIFLSMCYCVYSVGYIIRLFSGAESIACDRDSGQLYVIQEGLESTGCTLVFLVLYYFGMASSLWWVILTLTWFLAAGKKWGHEAIEANSSYFHLAAWAIPAVKTIMILVMRRVAGDELTGLCYVGSMDVNALTGFVLVPLACYLIIGTSFILSGFVALFHIRRVMKTGGENTDKLEKLMVRIGVFSVLYTVPATCVIACYFYERLNMEYWKLLAMQRKCKADGHQGKHVDCTMSDSIPAVEIFMVKVFMLLVVGITSGMWIWTSKTLQSWQSVCSRRLKKRTRRKPASVIAGSGLYKKAQHLPKGHPAKYEPTAQPPTCV, encoded by the coding sequence ATGGGTGCTGCTCCGAGGAACGCCGGCCCGGTGGCGGGGATCCTGCTGCAGCTGGTCTGCTCCTGCTTGGGGATCAGCTCCATCGACATTGACCGGCCGGGGGACGGGAGGTGCCAGGCCATCGAGATCCCCATGTGCAAGGACATCGGCTACAACATGACCCGGATGCCCAACCTCATGGGCCACGAGGACCAGCGCGAGGCGGCCATCCAGCTCCACGAGTTCGCCCCCTTGGTGGAGTACGGCTGCCACGGCCACCTCAAgttcttcctctgctccttgtaCGCCCCCATGTGCACCGAGCAGGTCTCCACCCCCATCCCGGCCTGCCGGGTCATGTGCGAGCAAGCCCGGCTCAAGTGCTCGCCCATCATGGAGCAGTTCACCTTCCGCTGGCCGGACTCCCTGGACTGCCGGAAGCTGCCCAACAAAAACGACCCCAACTACCTCTGCATGGAGGCCCCCAACAACGGGTCCGAGGAGCCCCCCCGGGGGTCCAGTATGCTGCCCCCCATGTTCCGGCCCCAGAGGCCTCCCAGCGCCGGCCacgacctcccaccccacccctgggacGGCCCGGGACGGGCCGCCTGCGAGAACCCGGGCAAGTTCCACCATGTAGAGAAGAGCGCATCTTGCGCGCCGCTCTGCACCCCCGGGGTGGACGTCTACTGGAGCCGAGAGGACAAGAAGTTCGCCGTGGTCTGGATCGCCGTCTGGTCCGTCCTCTGCTTCTTCTCCAGCGCCTTCACCGTCCTCACCTTCCTGATCCACCCCCAGCGCTTCAAGTATCCCGAGAGGCCCATCATCTTCTTGTCCATGTGCTACTGCGTCTACTCGGTGGGCTACATCATCCGCCTCTTCTCCGGGGCCGAGAGCATCGCCTGCGACCGAGACAGCGGCCAACTCTACGTCATCCAGGAAGGTCTGGAGAGCACCGGTTGCACCTTGGTCTTCCTCGTCCTCTATTACTTCGGCATGGCCAGCTCCTTGTGGTGGGTCATCTTGACGTTGACGTGGTTCCTTGCCGCCGGCAAGAAGTGGGGCCACGAGGCCATCGAAGCCAACAGCAGCTACTTCCACCTGGCAGCATGGGCCATCCCGGCGGTGAAGACCATCATGATCTTGGTGATGCGGAGGGTGGCCGGGGACGAGCTGACGGGCTTGTGCTACGTGGGGAGCATGGACGTGAACGCTCTGACCGGGTTCGTCCTGGTCCCCTTGGCTTGCTATCTCATCATTGGCACATCCTTCATCCTCTCCGGCTTCGTGGCTCTCTTCCACATCCGGCGGGTGATGAAGACGGGCGGGGAGAACACCGACAAGCTGGAGAAGCTCATGGTGAGGATCGGGGTCTTCTCGGTGCTGTACACGGTGCCCGCCACTTGCGTGATCGCCTGCTACTTCTACGAGCGCCTGAACATGGAGTACTGGAAGCTGTTGGCCATGCAGCGGAAGTGCAAGGCCGACGGCCACCAGGGCAAACACGTGGACTGCACCATGAGCGACTCCATCCCGGCCGTGGAGATCTTCATGGTCAAAGTCTTCATGCTGCTGGTGGTCGGGATCACCAGTGGGATGTGGATCTGGACGTCGAAAACCCTCCAGTCCTGGCAGAGCGTCTGCAGCCGGAGACTTAAGAAGAGGACTAGGAGGAAGCCGGCCAGTGTGATAGCCGGTAGCGGGTTGTACAAAAAAGCACAACATCTGCCTAAGGGTCACCCGGCCAAGTACGAGCCTACTGCGCAACCTCCTACTTGTGTGTGA